In Thermodesulfobacteriota bacterium, a single genomic region encodes these proteins:
- a CDS encoding zf-TFIIB domain-containing protein: MTKEKPSKTEEEYFAKEEAEKSKRLKEKVKHETEEEERERIKATCYMRCPKDGGNLHEVAFRGIRIDRCSTCGGVWLDNGELEKLAGTEDKSVISDVLGFFSGKK, from the coding sequence ATGACGAAAGAGAAGCCCTCCAAGACTGAAGAAGAATATTTCGCCAAGGAAGAAGCCGAGAAGTCGAAGAGGCTCAAAGAGAAGGTAAAGCATGAGACCGAGGAGGAGGAGAGGGAGAGGATCAAGGCGACGTGCTATATGAGATGCCCCAAAGACGGCGGGAACCTGCATGAAGTGGCGTTCAGGGGCATAAGGATCGACAGGTGCAGCACGTGCGGCGGGGTATGGCTCGACAACGGAGAGCTCGAAAAGCTGGCCGGGACGGAGGACAAGAGCGTCATATCCGATGTGCTCGGCTTTTTCAGCGGGAAGAAATAA
- the pabA gene encoding aminodeoxychorismate/anthranilate synthase component II: MILMIDNYDSFTYNLVHYLSELGEEVVVHRNDKITLEDVGKLNPDMIVVSPGPCTPKEAGISVDVIKEFAGRTPILGVCLGHQSMAYAYGADVVRAGRLLHGKTSQIHHDGKGIFKDIPDPFEATRYHSLLVDRETLPDCFEVSAWTDEGEIMGIRHKEYPMEGVQFHPESILTKYGKDILRNFISIARGKRPA, encoded by the coding sequence ATGATATTGATGATAGACAACTACGACTCGTTTACATATAACCTCGTTCATTATCTCTCGGAGCTGGGCGAGGAGGTCGTAGTCCACAGGAACGACAAGATCACGCTCGAGGACGTGGGGAAGCTCAACCCTGATATGATAGTAGTGTCCCCCGGGCCGTGCACTCCGAAAGAGGCGGGCATCTCGGTCGACGTCATCAAGGAGTTCGCGGGACGGACGCCTATCCTCGGAGTCTGCCTCGGCCACCAGTCGATGGCCTATGCGTACGGGGCCGACGTAGTGAGGGCGGGAAGGCTCCTTCACGGGAAGACATCGCAGATACACCACGACGGAAAAGGGATATTCAAGGACATCCCCGACCCTTTCGAGGCCACGAGGTACCATTCACTTCTGGTCGACAGGGAGACCCTGCCCGATTGCTTCGAGGTATCCGCATGGACGGACGAGGGGGAAATAATGGGGATAAGACATAAGGAATACCCTATGGAAGGGGTACAGTTCCACCCGGAATCCATTCTGACGAAATACGGAAAGGACATACTCAGAAATTTCATATCTATCGCGCGGGGGAAAAGACCCGCTTAG
- a CDS encoding AMP-binding protein, with protein sequence MLLLFKPRDAKYLGSGTLPFGTFDNTAEWKPITKCLEMGAEQFPDKTMFRVGNGEGEIVESYTYKQTNEWANRVANGLKDEFGVKKGDKVGMYMINCSEYVVSIIAVHKTGAVQVPINKDEKGERLAYVINYSEMVVLVIDPGSLPFIEEIAKDLKNLRVIFMTGDPKKVPAEIGGIKTLPFATFDKFPSKNPGVNVTTHDMERCMFTSGTTGMPKGVARNHGGVILTVRAYLQQQGVRSDDVLMSVLSLGHANAQVMCLFSAMGAGATAVFFPRFSASSFWKWAAGCGANCVNMLGAVAEYLWAAEPSEWDRKHKVRIMLGSPAPRNLQEFQERFGVRVIDGYGSTEMGMVLWKDPEDHRPGSSGFSMEGYYVELRDPQDQQKVMRPFWDPYEDPTPPDEAKGLLYIKPLVPHTTLNEYFKDERRTREAFDDDGFFNSDDLFARGIDGRYYFVGRFSRIRVSGENVDPIAVQDFAMQYPAIQEAVAVGIRLPNVSDDEIKLNITLKQGEKFDPVEFSKWMAERVMVAMVPRFIEVYENGFPVTATQKIKVAEIKEITDKTWDRNKTGLKFSARK encoded by the coding sequence ATGCTTTTATTGTTTAAACCCCGTGACGCGAAATACCTGGGCAGCGGTACGCTCCCGTTCGGCACATTCGATAATACCGCGGAATGGAAGCCCATAACGAAATGCCTGGAGATGGGAGCCGAGCAGTTCCCTGACAAGACCATGTTCCGAGTGGGGAACGGAGAAGGAGAGATAGTCGAGAGCTACACATACAAGCAAACAAACGAATGGGCCAACCGCGTAGCGAACGGCCTCAAAGACGAATTCGGTGTAAAAAAGGGCGATAAGGTCGGAATGTACATGATCAACTGCTCCGAGTATGTCGTATCGATAATTGCCGTTCATAAAACCGGAGCCGTGCAGGTCCCGATCAATAAAGACGAGAAGGGAGAGAGGCTCGCTTACGTTATCAATTACTCGGAGATGGTGGTACTGGTCATCGATCCGGGAAGCCTGCCCTTCATTGAAGAAATCGCCAAGGATTTAAAGAACCTCCGTGTCATATTCATGACAGGCGACCCTAAAAAGGTCCCGGCGGAGATCGGAGGCATAAAGACACTACCGTTTGCGACGTTCGACAAGTTCCCTTCTAAGAACCCCGGGGTGAATGTAACGACGCACGATATGGAGAGGTGCATGTTCACGTCCGGCACGACCGGCATGCCCAAAGGTGTCGCCAGGAACCACGGAGGCGTGATATTGACAGTCCGCGCGTATCTCCAGCAGCAGGGAGTGAGGAGCGACGACGTGCTCATGAGCGTACTCTCGCTCGGTCACGCGAATGCGCAGGTCATGTGCCTTTTCAGCGCTATGGGCGCGGGCGCCACAGCCGTGTTCTTTCCGCGGTTCTCCGCGTCGAGTTTCTGGAAATGGGCGGCTGGGTGCGGCGCCAACTGCGTCAACATGCTGGGTGCGGTCGCCGAGTACCTTTGGGCTGCGGAGCCCTCCGAATGGGACAGGAAGCACAAAGTAAGGATCATGTTAGGCTCCCCGGCCCCACGGAACCTGCAGGAGTTCCAGGAGAGGTTCGGTGTGAGGGTGATAGACGGATACGGATCTACGGAAATGGGGATGGTGCTCTGGAAGGACCCTGAGGACCACCGCCCCGGATCGTCGGGCTTCTCGATGGAAGGCTATTATGTCGAGTTGAGAGACCCGCAGGACCAGCAGAAGGTGATGAGACCGTTCTGGGACCCGTATGAAGACCCTACTCCGCCCGATGAAGCGAAAGGGCTGCTTTATATCAAGCCGCTTGTCCCGCACACAACGCTCAACGAATATTTCAAGGACGAAAGGAGAACCAGGGAGGCGTTCGACGACGACGGGTTCTTCAACTCCGACGACCTCTTCGCGAGGGGGATAGACGGGCGGTACTACTTCGTCGGGAGATTCAGCAGGATAAGGGTGTCCGGAGAAAACGTAGACCCGATAGCCGTTCAGGACTTCGCGATGCAGTACCCGGCAATACAGGAGGCGGTAGCCGTAGGCATAAGGCTGCCGAACGTCTCCGACGACGAGATCAAGCTGAATATCACTCTCAAGCAGGGCGAGAAGTTCGACCCGGTCGAGTTCTCGAAGTGGATGGCCGAAAGGGTCATGGTCGCAATGGTCCCGAGGTTTATCGAAGTCTATGAGAACGGGTTCCCGGTAACCGCCACTCAGAAAATTAAAGTCGCGGAGATCAAGGAAATAACCGACAAAACCTGGGACAGAAACAAGACCGGACTCAAATTCAGCGCAAGGAAATGA
- the tadA gene encoding tRNA adenosine(34) deaminase TadA translates to MAKKDDEKFMRLAIEQAQIAGRMGEVPVGAVITDGSDSVVSSGYNLREAGNDPTAHAEIIAIREAGRAFGSWRLEGATIYVTIEPCLMCLGAIILARLNRLVFGARDPKAGAVFSLYDIGNDRRLNHTVDVTEGICMEECSNLLKDFFKTLRK, encoded by the coding sequence ATGGCAAAGAAAGACGACGAAAAATTCATGCGTCTGGCTATCGAGCAAGCTCAAATAGCCGGGCGCATGGGCGAGGTGCCAGTCGGCGCTGTCATAACCGACGGATCGGACAGTGTCGTCTCGAGCGGATACAACCTCCGCGAAGCCGGAAACGACCCCACGGCACACGCCGAGATAATCGCGATAAGGGAAGCCGGCCGGGCTTTCGGGAGCTGGAGGCTCGAAGGCGCAACCATTTACGTTACGATCGAGCCCTGCCTCATGTGCCTGGGCGCCATCATACTCGCCAGGCTGAACAGGCTGGTGTTCGGCGCGAGGGACCCGAAAGCGGGTGCTGTTTTTTCGCTTTACGATATTGGAAACGACCGCAGGCTAAACCATACGGTCGATGTTACGGAAGGCATATGTATGGAAGAATGCTCGAATCTGCTTAAAGATTTTTTCAAGACTCTCAGGAAATAA
- a CDS encoding LLM class F420-dependent oxidoreductase, giving the protein MKFGIAVPNFGKYAGREQILEASELAEELGYDSLWVSDHVVIPSSHKVFGDTFHDPLVILAYIAAKTDKIELGTSVIILPYRNPLVLGKMVSTLDTLSRGRVILGVGAGWLEEEFDALGVSFKERGKITDEYIEILKELWTSENPEYRGDYHAFSNIKFLPKPLSKPYPPIWVGGMSPRAVERAALYGDGWHPFGLTPGEFREKAEYLRSILPPDKKDMFVMSLRRNIEINEEREFSPDDTLRGGKEKITKGIREYMDAGVEHLILYILAGDYKGILKTLRVFAGEIRPGFE; this is encoded by the coding sequence ATGAAATTCGGAATAGCCGTCCCCAATTTCGGCAAGTACGCGGGCAGGGAGCAGATACTCGAGGCGTCGGAGCTCGCAGAAGAGCTCGGCTACGACTCCCTCTGGGTCAGCGACCATGTGGTGATCCCTTCCTCTCATAAGGTGTTCGGAGATACCTTTCACGACCCCCTCGTTATTCTCGCCTATATAGCGGCAAAAACGGATAAAATAGAGCTCGGGACGAGCGTGATAATACTCCCTTACCGAAACCCGCTGGTCCTCGGGAAGATGGTCTCGACTCTCGACACGCTTTCCCGGGGGAGGGTCATTCTGGGTGTGGGCGCGGGGTGGCTCGAGGAGGAATTCGACGCGCTGGGGGTGAGTTTCAAGGAGCGCGGGAAGATAACGGACGAATATATAGAGATACTGAAAGAGCTCTGGACGAGCGAAAACCCGGAATATCGCGGTGACTATCATGCATTCTCGAATATCAAATTCCTTCCGAAACCGTTAAGCAAGCCCTACCCCCCGATCTGGGTCGGAGGGATGAGCCCGAGGGCCGTGGAACGCGCTGCATTATATGGGGACGGCTGGCACCCCTTCGGGCTGACTCCCGGGGAGTTCCGCGAGAAGGCGGAGTATCTGAGATCAATCCTCCCGCCCGACAAAAAAGATATGTTCGTCATGTCGCTCAGAAGGAACATCGAGATAAACGAGGAGAGGGAATTCAGTCCGGACGACACGCTAAGGGGAGGGAAAGAAAAAATAACAAAGGGGATAAGGGAATACATGGACGCAGGCGTCGAGCACCTTATACTATATATATTAGCGGGGGACTATAAAGGGATTCTCAAAACGCTCAGGGTCTTCGCCGGGGAGATTAGGCCGGGGTTCGAATAA
- the yidD gene encoding membrane protein insertion efficiency factor YidD, translating to MISNLLVYLATLLIKVYKYAVSPILPSSCRFYPSCSEYAIDALKKYGPWRGSWLTLKRIARCHPLSAGGYDPVR from the coding sequence ATGATTTCGAATTTATTGGTGTATCTGGCTACCTTGCTGATAAAGGTTTACAAATATGCGGTCTCTCCTATATTACCCTCTTCTTGCAGATTCTATCCCAGCTGTTCGGAGTATGCGATAGACGCCCTCAAGAAATACGGCCCATGGAGGGGTTCGTGGCTTACTCTCAAAAGAATCGCGAGATGTCACCCGTTGAGTGCCGGCGGATATGATCCGGTTCGGTAA
- the yidC gene encoding membrane protein insertase YidC gives MTDNKINTIIFFVLSILIFFGYTYFFSTPDKKQVKKPAGTEVSTESSPAPGAEEAGRSQDFQEEADSDNIHFSPEGRLISVDTPLYHGVIDTAGGRIYKWELKKFKESTNGGAPVNLFKDSPPGFSTLLRMKGYNVPDLIPFQYSGQDNVSVTDGTAELTLTWQSPEGMTVKKVYGIDSSSYVLKQRFEVTNPGTSPIKQDVAIKWFGRVEEHGREGNTMSFTALVSGDVERVTKMPKEARSWSGVIDWFGYSQKYFISSFLPETGAATTVTLSPVGDKGLVKALYRYPGDTVPAGKTSVKNWDVYLGPLEYDTVKAVGYNLQESINYGWVEFLAKPLLDFLKWLNSYFHNYGISIIVITVIMRLIFLPLTIKSMVSMKQMQVKMEKIKPKMDALKEKYKDDKAKQNSELMKLYTSNGINPLSSLGGCLPLLIQLPVFVALYDVFLHSIDLRHSSFLWINDLSEPEHLFDIPGIGIPFRILPLVMGVSWFISQKMTPMTPTAGNENMQLQMKMMQFMPIIFTVMFWGLPSGLILYWTVSNILSIGQQIYVNRLVNTPKGG, from the coding sequence ATGACTGACAACAAGATCAATACAATCATATTTTTCGTACTATCGATTTTAATATTCTTCGGCTACACGTATTTCTTTTCTACGCCGGACAAGAAGCAGGTGAAGAAACCGGCGGGAACGGAGGTATCCACAGAGTCCTCGCCCGCCCCGGGCGCTGAAGAGGCCGGCCGGTCTCAAGACTTCCAGGAAGAGGCCGACTCCGACAACATCCACTTTTCACCAGAGGGCAGGCTCATATCGGTCGACACCCCCCTCTATCACGGTGTTATAGACACCGCTGGCGGCAGGATTTACAAATGGGAGCTGAAGAAGTTTAAAGAGAGCACAAATGGCGGAGCCCCCGTAAACCTTTTTAAGGATTCCCCGCCCGGGTTCAGCACGCTCCTCAGGATGAAGGGCTACAACGTCCCCGATCTCATACCTTTTCAGTACTCGGGACAGGACAATGTGTCTGTAACTGACGGGACCGCGGAATTGACCCTCACCTGGCAGTCCCCCGAAGGCATGACCGTCAAGAAGGTATACGGCATAGATTCCTCAAGCTACGTATTAAAGCAGAGGTTCGAGGTGACCAATCCCGGCACTTCTCCGATCAAGCAGGACGTCGCAATAAAGTGGTTCGGCAGGGTGGAGGAGCACGGCAGGGAGGGCAATACGATGAGCTTCACCGCACTCGTTTCGGGCGACGTCGAGAGGGTAACCAAGATGCCCAAGGAAGCACGCAGCTGGAGCGGGGTCATAGATTGGTTCGGGTACTCGCAGAAATACTTCATATCGAGCTTCCTCCCTGAGACCGGCGCGGCAACGACGGTCACGCTGAGCCCTGTCGGGGACAAAGGCCTCGTGAAGGCGCTCTACAGATATCCAGGAGACACGGTCCCCGCCGGAAAAACCTCGGTCAAGAACTGGGATGTGTATCTCGGGCCGCTCGAGTACGATACCGTTAAGGCGGTAGGCTACAATCTCCAGGAATCGATCAACTACGGCTGGGTCGAGTTTCTCGCGAAGCCTCTCCTGGATTTCCTCAAATGGCTCAACAGTTATTTTCACAATTACGGGATCTCCATAATTGTGATCACGGTGATAATGAGGCTGATTTTCCTCCCTCTCACTATCAAGAGCATGGTTTCCATGAAGCAGATGCAGGTCAAGATGGAAAAGATCAAGCCCAAGATGGACGCGCTCAAAGAGAAATACAAGGACGACAAGGCAAAACAGAATTCCGAGCTCATGAAGCTTTATACGAGTAACGGCATCAACCCTCTCAGCAGTCTCGGAGGCTGCCTGCCTCTCCTCATACAGCTGCCCGTCTTCGTTGCGCTTTATGACGTGTTCCTCCATTCCATAGACTTGAGGCACAGCTCCTTTCTATGGATAAACGACCTTTCCGAGCCCGAGCATCTGTTCGACATACCCGGCATAGGGATACCCTTCAGGATTCTCCCCCTCGTGATGGGCGTCTCATGGTTCATATCCCAGAAGATGACGCCGATGACTCCTACGGCCGGGAATGAAAATATGCAGCTGCAGATGAAAATGATGCAATTTATGCCTATAATTTTCACAGTGATGTTTTGGGGACTGCCTTCGGGCTTGATACTGTACTGGACGGTTAGCAATATACTTTCGATAGGACAGCAGATTTACGTTAACCGTCTCGTAAACACTCCTAAAGGAGGATGA
- a CDS encoding AMP-binding protein has protein sequence MILLFKPRDNQYVGKGGLPFGSFDDTSKWLPITKYLEEGAVSFPDKTMFRVADREGNLTESYTYDETNKWANRVANGLITKFKIRKGDRVGIYMLNSSEYIISILAIHKTGAVQVPINKDEKGERLAYIIDYSEMKALVIDRESIPMVEQIAGGLKFLKHIFVTGEGGLPGDIGGIETLPFGSFDEFSAENPGIDVKTSDAERCMFTSGTTGMPKGVSRNHGGVILTVRGYIQQQGVRSGDVLMSVLTLGHANAQVMCLFTSIGAGATAVFYPRFSASSFWKWAAECGATCVNMLGAVAEYLWAAEPSEWDRKHGVRLVLSGPAPRNLKEFQERFNTRAIDGYGSTEMGMVLWNDPEDTRPGSSGRPMEGYYVEVRDPLDTSRVIRPFWDSSESPKPPEEAKGLLFIKPLIPHTTLNEYFKDERRTREAFDDDGFFNSDDLFAQGIDGRYYFQGRFSRIRVSGENVDPIAVQDFAMQYPAVQEAVAVGIRLPNVSDDEIKLNITLKKGEKFDPVEFSKWMAGIAPVFMVPRFIEVYEEGFPVTATQKIRVAEIKEITDKTWDRNKTGLKFKVR, from the coding sequence ATGATCCTTCTTTTCAAGCCGCGGGATAACCAATACGTCGGTAAAGGGGGCCTTCCTTTCGGGAGCTTCGACGACACATCGAAATGGCTGCCCATCACGAAATATTTGGAAGAGGGCGCTGTCTCGTTTCCCGACAAGACGATGTTCAGGGTTGCCGACAGAGAGGGAAACCTGACGGAAAGCTACACGTACGATGAAACCAATAAATGGGCTAACCGCGTCGCGAACGGCCTTATCACGAAATTTAAAATACGGAAAGGTGACAGGGTCGGCATCTACATGCTGAATTCGTCCGAATACATAATTTCCATACTCGCCATACACAAGACCGGCGCGGTGCAGGTGCCGATAAACAAGGACGAGAAAGGCGAGAGGCTCGCATACATAATCGACTACTCCGAGATGAAAGCGCTCGTTATCGACCGGGAGAGCATTCCCATGGTCGAGCAGATCGCCGGAGGGCTGAAATTCCTCAAGCACATTTTCGTCACCGGGGAAGGCGGCCTGCCGGGCGATATCGGGGGCATAGAAACCCTTCCTTTCGGTAGCTTCGATGAATTTTCCGCCGAGAACCCCGGAATCGACGTCAAGACCTCGGACGCAGAGCGCTGCATGTTCACCTCAGGCACGACGGGTATGCCGAAAGGGGTGTCGAGGAACCACGGAGGGGTCATACTGACCGTGCGGGGATACATCCAGCAGCAGGGGGTGAGGAGCGGGGACGTCCTCATGAGTGTGTTGACCCTCGGTCACGCGAACGCCCAGGTAATGTGCCTCTTCACTTCAATAGGCGCCGGAGCGACGGCGGTGTTTTATCCGCGGTTCTCGGCGTCGAGCTTCTGGAAGTGGGCGGCGGAATGCGGGGCGACCTGCGTCAACATGCTGGGCGCAGTCGCCGAGTACCTCTGGGCCGCGGAGCCGAGCGAGTGGGACAGGAAGCACGGCGTCAGGCTGGTGCTCTCGGGGCCCGCGCCCCGGAACCTGAAAGAGTTCCAGGAAAGATTCAACACGCGCGCGATAGACGGCTACGGCTCGACGGAAATGGGAATGGTGCTCTGGAACGACCCCGAGGACACGAGACCAGGTTCTTCCGGCCGTCCTATGGAGGGATACTACGTCGAGGTCAGAGACCCCCTGGATACTTCCAGGGTCATACGCCCTTTCTGGGACTCGTCCGAGAGCCCGAAGCCGCCCGAGGAGGCCAAGGGGCTCCTCTTCATAAAACCCCTCATACCGCACACGACGCTCAACGAATACTTCAAGGATGAGCGGAGGACGAGGGAGGCGTTCGACGACGACGGATTCTTTAACTCGGACGATCTGTTCGCCCAGGGAATAGACGGCAGGTACTACTTTCAGGGGAGGTTCAGCAGGATAAGGGTATCTGGGGAGAACGTGGACCCGATAGCGGTGCAGGACTTCGCGATGCAGTACCCGGCCGTACAGGAGGCGGTGGCCGTGGGTATCAGGCTGCCGAACGTATCGGACGACGAGATCAAGCTCAATATAACCCTGAAAAAGGGCGAGAAGTTCGATCCTGTCGAGTTCTCCAAGTGGATGGCCGGAATTGCACCTGTCTTCATGGTGCCGAGGTTCATCGAGGTCTATGAAGAGGGGTTCCCCGTAACGGCAACCCAGAAGATAAGGGTCGCCGAGATAAAAGAGATCACAGACAAGACCTGGGACAGGAATAAGACCGGGCTCAAGTTCAAGGTCCGCTGA
- a CDS encoding lytic transglycosylase domain-containing protein, producing the protein MIRNLYDFFMISLFGLVKVTLFILFFCVSMLFLDKSNDPFMDEKPAFAGSLAKPGGIEYLMAGSTVKEPKAAESSEPRIEEMTSEEAEIYFFILRLSDSINQSNARKLAKLIVKECDNYENLDPYLILAVIQVESEFSPKAISKRGAIGLMQVMPGTAEYIAKEMGIYYSGRKSLYDPLLNVRLGIHYLSLLTERYDSTENALDAYNYGPSNFEKAQASDSDRKPSRYAKKVLNFKKNLEEESLILAKNS; encoded by the coding sequence ATGATACGGAACCTCTACGATTTCTTTATGATTTCCCTTTTTGGACTGGTCAAGGTCACCTTATTTATTCTTTTCTTCTGCGTTTCGATGTTATTTCTGGATAAATCGAACGATCCGTTTATGGATGAAAAACCCGCATTCGCGGGCTCGCTCGCGAAGCCGGGCGGAATCGAGTACCTGATGGCGGGATCCACCGTAAAAGAGCCGAAGGCGGCGGAGTCGTCAGAGCCCAGGATAGAGGAGATGACCTCCGAGGAAGCAGAGATCTACTTTTTCATATTGAGGTTATCGGATTCGATAAACCAGTCAAACGCGCGCAAGCTCGCGAAGCTGATCGTCAAGGAATGCGACAATTACGAGAACCTGGACCCCTACCTGATACTCGCCGTAATTCAGGTCGAGAGTGAATTTTCTCCGAAAGCTATTTCCAAAAGAGGCGCGATCGGCCTCATGCAGGTCATGCCCGGAACCGCGGAATACATCGCGAAGGAGATGGGAATCTATTACAGCGGCAGAAAATCATTATACGACCCCTTACTAAACGTCAGGCTCGGCATTCATTACCTGTCCTTGCTGACCGAGCGGTACGATTCCACGGAGAACGCTCTCGACGCGTATAACTACGGCCCATCCAATTTCGAAAAGGCGCAGGCCTCCGATTCGGACAGGAAGCCGTCGAGATACGCGAAGAAAGTTCTTAATTTCAAAAAAAATCTCGAAGAAGAAAGCCTAATTCTGGCCAAGAACAGCTGA
- the rpmH gene encoding 50S ribosomal protein L34, whose protein sequence is MKRTYQPHEKKRLRVHGFRERMSTTGGRRTLKRRIAKGRHSLTVKRWKK, encoded by the coding sequence ATGAAAAGAACATATCAACCTCACGAAAAGAAAAGATTAAGGGTGCATGGGTTTCGCGAAAGAATGAGCACTACGGGCGGAAGGCGCACTCTCAAGAGACGGATCGCCAAGGGCAGGCACAGTCTCACGGTTAAGCGCTGGAAGAAATGA
- a CDS encoding Jag N-terminal domain-containing protein — MAIVIEREAKTVSEAAISACEELGIPRSEVDIEVLDEGSKGVLGIGSRNARIRVRVKNENLSEKGLRSKKALESILNYLIPTFSVVLREGPEKIRLDIKDTNDKGLLIGKRGEMIKSLEYIVGKIAGRNCEDGRDKRVAIDVDGYKRRREDDISKLVKETAKRVRKIKKPVSLEPMSASERRIAYLTLKREGGVSYETKIEQEEKRIIITPLTKS, encoded by the coding sequence ATGGCTATTGTAATAGAACGTGAAGCGAAAACGGTGTCGGAAGCGGCTATCAGCGCATGCGAGGAGCTCGGCATTCCGAGGAGCGAAGTCGATATAGAGGTGCTCGATGAGGGCTCCAAAGGGGTTCTGGGGATCGGGAGCAGGAACGCCAGGATCAGGGTCAGGGTCAAGAACGAGAACCTGAGCGAGAAGGGGCTGAGGTCGAAAAAAGCGCTGGAATCGATCCTCAACTATCTCATCCCCACTTTCTCCGTCGTGCTCAGGGAGGGCCCTGAGAAAATCAGGCTCGATATCAAGGACACCAACGACAAAGGCCTCCTTATTGGGAAAAGGGGGGAGATGATAAAGTCCCTCGAGTACATCGTAGGCAAGATCGCCGGGCGGAATTGCGAAGACGGCCGGGACAAGAGGGTCGCGATAGACGTGGACGGATATAAGAGACGGAGGGAGGACGACATTTCCAAGCTCGTCAAGGAAACGGCAAAGAGAGTCAGGAAAATCAAGAAGCCGGTTTCGCTCGAGCCGATGTCGGCTTCCGAGAGAAGAATCGCTTACCTTACCCTCAAACGTGAGGGCGGTGTGAGCTATGAGACCAAGATCGAGCAGGAAGAGAAGAGGATAATAATAACTCCGTTGACAAAGAGTTAA
- the rnpA gene encoding ribonuclease P protein component, with protein sequence MNFVVSLSFPKELKIRTNSEYEEIFGKSKRLNTEHFSILCAPNSLGYPRLGLVVGKKAVPGAVERNRVKRVLREVFRLNKPLFGSKDVVFVAKKGSEKLDYSSAKREIEETLGSKLS encoded by the coding sequence ATGAACTTTGTGGTGAGTTTATCTTTCCCAAAAGAATTAAAAATCCGTACAAACTCTGAATACGAAGAGATTTTTGGGAAGAGCAAAAGGCTCAATACAGAGCATTTCAGCATACTGTGCGCTCCCAATTCGCTCGGTTATCCACGGCTGGGGCTCGTGGTCGGTAAAAAGGCGGTGCCCGGCGCTGTTGAGAGGAACCGTGTAAAGAGGGTCTTGAGGGAAGTATTCCGGCTGAATAAACCCCTCTTCGGATCGAAGGACGTGGTCTTTGTTGCCAAAAAGGGAAGCGAAAAGCTCGATTACTCTTCGGCGAAAAGAGAGATCGAGGAAACACTCGGGTCTAAGTTATCATGA